GCTCGTCTTTGAGTCGAGGTTGCCGGTAGGCTCGTCCGCCATCAGTATAGGCGCGCGGTTCACTATGCCACGCGCAATGGCGACGCGCTGCTGCTGTCCGCCGGAGAGCTGCCGCGGGTAATGGTCGTCAAGCCCCGTCAGATAAAACTTCCGCGCTATCTCGGCGTAGCGTTCGTCCTTCGCGGCGGCTCCGCCCGCGCCGTGCTCGAAGACCGTCATTATATTCTGCTTCGTCGTCATATTGGGAAATAGCGCGTAATTCTGGAAGAGCAGCCCGCTTCTGCGCTGCTGCGGCTTCATGTTTACGCGTTTTTTCGAATCGAAATAGACGACGCCGTTTACCTCGATATGCCCTTCGTCGGGCGTCACGATGCCGGCGATACAGCGCAGCGTCATGCTTTTGCCGCAGCCGGAGCCGCCAAGCAGCGCAAGCACCTCATTGCCGCCTTCAAACTCAACGTCGAGCGCAAACGCTCCGAGCCGTTTTTTTATGCGAACCTTTACAGTCATCTTTACGCGCGCCTTTCTTCAAACTCGTCCGTAAGCGACTGCCCGGCGGCCCGGCCCTTAGGCTGCCGGAAGCTCGTCTCCAGCATGTTGACCGCGACTAGCACGATGAACGAAATGACGAGGTTGACCGCCACCCATTTGTAGGCGAGCGCGTCGTTGCCTTCGCGCCACAGCTGATAGACGGTGGTCGAGATAGTAGCCGTGCGCCCGGGGATGTAGCCCGTTATCATCGTAGTGGCGCCGTATTCGCCAAGGGCGCGCGCGAAAGCGAGCACCGTAGCCGCAATTATGCCGTCGCGGCAGTTCGGAAGCAGCACGCGCCAGAAGATGAAGGTGTCGGATAGCCCCAGCGTGCGGGCGCTGTATATGAGAGTCTTGTCAAAACCGTCAAAGGCGCCTCTGACGGTGCGGTACATCAAAGGAAAGCTGACGATGGCCGTCGCGAATATCGCGGAATACCAGGTCATAGTGAGCCTGACGTTAAAGGCCTCAAGCATGAACGAACCGACGGGGCCGAGTGGCCCCAGCATCATCAAAAGAAAAAAGCCGACGACGGTCGGCGGCAGCACCAGAGGCAAAGTGAGAACACAGTCAAGCACGCCCTTCGCAAAGCGAGGCGCGCGAGAGATGTAATAGGCGGCGCAAATGCCCGAAAAAAATGTAATTACCGTGGAGATGCCCGCAATGCGCAGCGAGTTATAAAGTGGAAACCAGTCCATACCGCATAATCAGCTCCTGCAAATTACCACATAACATTTGTCAATCATAAAAGGAGCCGGCTGCGTACCGGCTCCGTCACGAGAAGAGAGGAGAGTTCAAATATATTTATTTCTCGGGGATGGCAAACCCGATTTTCTTGAAAACTTTGGAGCAGGGCGCGCTCTTCAAATATTTCACGAAGGCCTCTGCGGCCGCCTTGTCTTTTGCGTCATTCAATATCGCAGCCGGGTAAACTATCGGCTTATGCGTATCCTTCGGCGCGTCGGCCACCACCTGAACGGCCTTGGATGTAGCCGCGTCCGTGCTGTAGACGACGCCGCAGGAGACGGCGGCCGCCGCAGTCTGCGCGAGGACTTCCTTGACGTTGCTGGCGTAGGTTATTTTATTTTCGGCGGTCAGCTTGTCCCACAGTCCCATGTTCTTAAATATCTCAACGGAATACTGGCCCACGGGAACGTCGGAGTTGCCAAGGGCTATGAGCTTCACCTTATCGGTGACGACGTCCGCGAAGCTGTTTATCTTCGTCGGATTCTTGCCCTTCGGCACTATCAGGACGACTCTGTTCGCTACGATGTTGAAGCGTGAGCCGGGCAGCACGAATTTATCGTTTATCTGGTTCATCTGCTTCTGCCCCGCCGATATGAAGATGTCGCACTCGGCGCCCTGTTCTATCTGCGTCTTCAGCGTTCCGCTTGAATCGAAATTAAAGACGAGCTTTACGTTCGGGTCGACCTTCTTGTACATCTCCGCTATCTGATTCATCGACTCAGTCATAGAGGCCGCGGCAAAGACGGAAAGCTCCGCGGCGTACGCAGCCTGCGCCGCAAATACCGCAACCGCGCAGACGACCGCGCATAATGTTAAAGACAACTTCTTCATAACATCCACTCCTTAAAGATGGTTAAACTGCAACTAAGTATCAATACATCTGGATTATATACCTCCGTCTTTCATAATGCAACCCACATGCATTTTTATTTTTCCATACGACAAAGCTGCCGCGCGACGCGTCAAACGGCGCGCCGCGCGGCAGCTTTGTTATATTTCTAAAGAAGCGCGGTTATTCCTCTTCTGGGTCGTACAGGCAGTAGAGCGCCTGCGTTCCTTTGTTTTCGTAGCCGCCTTCCGCAAGTTCCTCGTAGAGCTCGCGCGTCGTCGAAAGCGCGGGCAGGTCAAGCTCCATCTGGTCGGCCGCCTCTTCTGCGAGCTTCATGTCCTTGATGTAGTGCTTGATGAAG
This DNA window, taken from Cloacibacillus sp., encodes the following:
- a CDS encoding ABC transporter ATP-binding protein is translated as MTVKVRIKKRLGAFALDVEFEGGNEVLALLGGSGCGKSMTLRCIAGIVTPDEGHIEVNGVVYFDSKKRVNMKPQQRRSGLLFQNYALFPNMTTKQNIMTVFEHGAGGAAAKDERYAEIARKFYLTGLDDHYPRQLSGGQQQRVAIARGIVNRAPILMADEPTGNLDSKTSDEIMALFRRLNDDGMTIILVTHEYDVASYAKRILHFRDGRIMKDEINERRREA
- the modB gene encoding molybdate ABC transporter permease subunit, producing the protein MDWFPLYNSLRIAGISTVITFFSGICAAYYISRAPRFAKGVLDCVLTLPLVLPPTVVGFFLLMMLGPLGPVGSFMLEAFNVRLTMTWYSAIFATAIVSFPLMYRTVRGAFDGFDKTLIYSARTLGLSDTFIFWRVLLPNCRDGIIAATVLAFARALGEYGATTMITGYIPGRTATISTTVYQLWREGNDALAYKWVAVNLVISFIVLVAVNMLETSFRQPKGRAAGQSLTDEFEERRA
- the modA gene encoding molybdate ABC transporter substrate-binding protein — translated: MKKLSLTLCAVVCAVAVFAAQAAYAAELSVFAAASMTESMNQIAEMYKKVDPNVKLVFNFDSSGTLKTQIEQGAECDIFISAGQKQMNQINDKFVLPGSRFNIVANRVVLIVPKGKNPTKINSFADVVTDKVKLIALGNSDVPVGQYSVEIFKNMGLWDKLTAENKITYASNVKEVLAQTAAAAVSCGVVYSTDAATSKAVQVVADAPKDTHKPIVYPAAILNDAKDKAAAEAFVKYLKSAPCSKVFKKIGFAIPEK